One genomic segment of Spiroplasma endosymbiont of Poecilobothrus nobilitatus includes these proteins:
- a CDS encoding transposase, protein MIQISLLGQSSKMISHFIKTSPKTAWYNRQKIMKSKQLENTQLKFKTLNGQIKIDETFIKEIHKGNFKDKFDKRKIHLDSFSTNTKCCIQMAVDSNNNIYVKSTNTKRLQKQWIIENINKQLIKENSIIISDMQPLYLLVAKQTNSILLATKTSTNPDASYRKLNKISKLQSNLKESLIHYHGLCFTNIQNYLNHWKWKYQHKGLTPNQQSSVLYFNV, encoded by the coding sequence TTGATTCAAATTTCATTATTAGGCCAATCTAGTAAAATGATTTCCCACTTTATTAAAACATCACCGAAAACCGCTTGATATAATCGCCAAAAAATAATGAAATCAAAACAATTAGAAAACACCCAATTAAAATTTAAAACGTTAAATGGCCAAATTAAAATCGATGAAACATTTATTAAAGAAATCCACAAAGGTAATTTTAAAGATAAATTTGATAAAAGAAAAATTCATCTTGATTCATTTTCAACCAACACTAAATGTTGTATTCAAATGGCTGTTGATAGCAATAATAATATTTATGTTAAATCAACCAACACAAAACGATTACAAAAACAGTGAATTATTGAAAATATTAATAAACAATTAATCAAAGAAAATTCAATTATTATTTCTGACATGCAACCATTATATTTATTAGTAGCAAAACAAACAAATTCTATTTTATTAGCAACTAAAACTAGTACAAATCCTGATGCTAGTTATCGGAAGTTAAATAAAATTAGTAAATTACAATCAAATCTTAAAGAATCATTAATTCATTATCATGGCTTATGTTTCACGAACATTCAAAATTATTTAAATCACTGAAAATGAAAATACCAGCATAAAGGTTTAACGCCAAACCAACAATCATCGGTATTATATTTTAACGTATAA